The region ccccccccccacaaaaaaaagTATCTATGGGGGTCTATCCTGGAATCATTACTATCACTTCTTTTTGTCTTTTTAACAATCTTATATGGTTATCATTTTCCTGTTACAACAACCAGCAGATCTTATTGATGCTTACGCCATAATTGGTACTGAAATATCACGGGTAAGCTCAGCTGACAACACATTTCCTCTTCCTCCTTTTAtcttttattgctttcaaatataGTTCACACTTTTATATGGTTTTGGTCACCGGTTCTAGGCTTTGTACCCTCATCCTTGGAAAGCTTGATGGGCATTTGTGCGGTCTCTCAGAGTTTCCGATGGATAGATACATGGCCTTTCCATGCGTCCCATGTTCGATCATCGGTTAGCTTTGGTTGTATCTCTTTTCAGCAATGGAATACTTATCTCTTATTGCGTTCTACCAAAGTCGGCCTGCTTACTAGTTTCTCAAGCGGCATGTCCATTATAGGGGTTTTAATTTGGAAGATGGAGCTTGCTCCCTAGCTTCTCAAGGCTTCGTCCCGCGTGTTGACCAATTGGATGTTCTATGCCAACACTTTTCCTCATCTCGAGCGCCCCGTCTCTACCACGATGGCATacttgggtagcttttggctatATAGGATGGTCAACTGTGTGTCTCTCTGCTAGTGGAAGTCGGACTGCGGTTTCGTTGTAACCATATCTAGCTTCACTCAGTAAAGACTATGTGGAAGCCTCTCCACTGCGAAGCAACTATTCTGCACCCAACCTACACGTGCATCGCTCTTCAGCAACACATTACGTGTCCATGGTGATCATTGTAATTTTTTGTTACTTAAGTTGTTTCTATAATTGAGATCATTAGGTCCCTATTTTGTACCTCTTGTTTCATGTAATACATGGATAATACTTCACAAAAAAATGCTTTTAAAGCTATTTATTATTGTCTTGTTTAACAATAAATCTTGTTGTCTTTAGGATTAGATTTGAACGTAAAGTAGCAGGGTGAGCCGAGGTTAAACGCTGTTTTCAACTATTTATGTGTGCACTTGTGGATAACAATGGATTCTTCACCTACTCAACCACTTTATTATACATCTTCAAACATTTTAGTGCAATAAGTTCCTTCCTGTTACCCTTGAAGAGAAAAAGTTATTGCACCATAATGAGACCTCTTATTTCCCACATCTACGATACCTCCTCACAATGCTTAAAGAATAGAACCGGTTTTGTCGTTTACTGGGCAACTGAAAAGTAACTATTTATAAAATCGAAGCTAAGAACCATCTAATTTGATCATTGAGATCGTGTAAGTACAAAAATCGACCATAAATAGCTACTCCTTGATAAATAAAAGGCTCAGAAAAGAACCCTCTCAAAACACACTCTCAAGACCTTTCTTgcacaaaataaataaagcgaagGAAAGCTAGAAAAGGgatagaaagaaataaaaaaatcaaaaaatagtcAGATGTGGAGGATTAGGGGTTTGTTTTTCGCTTTATGTGTCAAGCTGAGAGCCACCACTAGTTAGAGGGTGTCATCCCCATAGACTTTTTTCTTCGATAGTGGATAATATATGAAAATCAAGAAGATAGCAATTACAACCAGTCTTATGCAACAATAGGATATCAAGAACAAGTCGAAAGATTAAGGGCGCACATGACCAAATTATTTAAAAAGAGGAAATAAAACCGTTGTACAGAGCATAGCCTCATTTGCTCTTGGTGCAAAGTAAGTTTGAATGAGAAAAAGGTAAAATAGTTCAGAGAAATCTGAAAGGTTTAGGCATCCAAGATGCTTGGGTGTGCTAGGAGTGTGCAAAAGTTTTGCCGTCCATATTTTTTTATGACGAGCTCCTCGAATGTCATTTTGGATTTAAACAATGGGGTCCAAATCATTGGATGTGTAATGAAGCGAACTAATGGTTATTTTAGCTCTGTAATACAGTTTACCCCCGTTCAGTTTTCTGTACTAGTGATGTTTTTAAGTTTCATTGTGCTTGTCACAATTAGGACTGCTTTTATGTGCGGTGTGAGAGTAGAAGAGAGAGTTTACTGCAGGTATGAAGGCACACTATTAGTATAAGTATACACATAACAGTATGTGACCGGGGCACGCCACTGATAACCAATTTGCACACGCCACTAATGACGTTGCCTTTTTATTTCTCCCTGCCGGAGGCGGAGAGTGCTACCTTTGCTCTGCCTGATCATAGGCTTCATAACAGAAAAATGGAATCGAGAGTGCTCCTCCTGTTTCTGTATGAAAGATCATGTTTACAGCTCGACACGAGTATTACTACCGTGACATTTGCGCCTTTGATTATGGAACATGCACTCAGAAGTCAAAAGACAGAACTGATCCCTGCATCGGTAAATCGCGACACGACAGCTGCAGATCTCTTATTCTAGGTAGCAGCCATGGTGTGCCCAGTGGACTCCCTCGGTAGAAGGATCGCGTTCGAGATGCTGCGACCCATTCCATGCTGACAAAGTGTGATGAACTGTTCTTCGGCATCCAAAAAAGGGGTTCCACTACCTAATCCTCAGAAGAAAAATATGACCGTGCAGTGCTGCAAATCAAACCAAATTTGATCTTTGGCACCGCCTTCTTTGGAATAGCTAGCTAGCAAAGCAAGCATGCGTATAATTGAAGGCGTGGAAGCGTATACCTCTAGGCAAGGGCGCGTGCGTGTATATATATAGATCAATAGGATTACAATTGGCGGCAGGTTAGTTAGTACTAGCACACACgtaaacacacgcacacacatcacGTACAAGGTACATACTGAGATAAGGATCACCGTACCTAAGCCAAGCTATACAAAGATAAGGATCAACTCTGACAACCTGCCTTGTACAACACATGAACACATGCACACACATCACGTAAATGTTACAGATGACACGTACACGTATACAAACCCTATCGTTTAACAGCATGCACCTGTCGATCGCCTATAAATACATCTCCAGTTCGTTCATCCTCTTCAATATCTCACCCCCTCTCGCTTAATAGTCCGTCTCATCTTGGCTTTGTATCCATGGCGGCAAAGATGGCGAAGAACGTGGACAAGCCGCTCTTCACGGCGACGTTCAACGTCCAGAGCAGCTCCGCCGACTATgtcaccttcatcaccggcatcCGCAACAAGCTCCGCAACCCGGGGCACTCCTCCCACAACCGCCCCGTGCTGCCGCCGATCGAGCCGAACGTCCCGCCGAGCAGGTGGTTCCACATCGTGCTCAAGACATCGTCGGCCAGCACCGGGCTCAGGCTCGCCACCCGCGCCGACAACCTCTACTGGGAGGGCTTCAAGAGCAGCGATGGCACCTGGTGGGAGCTCACCCCCGGCCTCATCCCCGGCGCCATCTACGTCGGGTTTGGCGGCACCTACCGCGACCTCCTCGGCGACACCGACAAGCTGACCAACGTCGCTCTCGGCCGGCAGCAGATGGCCGACGCGGTGACCGCGCTCTACGGGCGCACCAAGGCCGATAAGACCTCCGGCCCGAAGCAGCAGCAGGCGAAGGAGGCGGTAACGACGCTGCTCCTCTTGGTGCACGAGGCCACGCGGTTCCAGACCCTGTCTGGGTTCGTGGCCGGTCTGCTGCACCCCAAGGCGGTGGAGAAGAAGAGCGGGAAGATCTCCAACGAGCTAAAGGCCCAGGTGAACGGGTGGCAGGACCTGTCTGAAGCGCTGCTGAAGACGGACGCGAAGCCCCCGCCAGGAAAGCCGCCAGCGAAGTTCACGCCGATCGAGAAGATGGGCGTGAGGACGGCGGAGCAGGCGGCCGCCACCCTGGGGATCCTGCTGTTCGTCCAGGTGCCCGGTGGGATGACGGTGGCCCAGGCGCTGGAGCTGTTTCATAAGAGTGGGGGGAAATAGGTAGTTGTACAGGTATATCTGCATGGGTATATATTGTATATAAGTCGAATAAACATGTCACAGAGTGACTGAATGATATAAATAAATAAGCATCTCACAGAGTGAGCGAACGATATAAATAAATAAACATGTCGAGTTCATGTTGTGTCCAACCATAAAATTGCCATCCAACATATGTTTTGCATATGCAAATATGAGAAGCGCGAATTACATACATCCTTTTAGACTCCCAGTCTACACAATCCCCCCATTCATTGGATAGGTGGATTTCCTGGGAGATAAGGTGCAAAACTTCAAGGCCCAACGGAGCTGAAATGACTCAGTATAGCAATCCCATCGAGACTAGGCTCGTACCTCGTTGGAGACAGGGACGGCGTGGATGCGGGAGGCGACTGTCCAACGCTACTCATATACATTTGGACCCGCATTTGAactaactggacgaaattcatgcaaaccagCTCCAGGGTGGAAAGCGCCGACATAAAGGCGAGCGGGCGTATCGGTGCTAGTTGCGGACGTCCGGCAATGCCTCTGTGGCAGCTGGAGACGTACAGCGGCAACGACGGAGGTGGAGGGTGCAGATGCAAAGAGAGGAGGAGCAGGGCGGAGTGGAAGGAATTGGGACCGGGAGGGGGAATTGGGTGGGCCGGGGATGTCGGAGTCCTACGTGGCTCCTGTCTGGTTTGAACATTTTTTCATTATTGAAAAAATATccgaattttaaaaaatgttgatgaatttaaaaaatgtttccatATTTTTAAAActgttgatgaatttgaaaaaattgatcacaagtttgaaaaaatgtttcttatttttgaaaatgttcttgaatttcaaaaaatgttcatgtatttggAAAGTGTCCCTGCATTTCAAAATTAAAATATGGGGGACAGTTATTTCTATTGTTTCTTTTACATTTTTATACAAAAAAGGAAATGgagaaaagcaaaaaagaaaagaaaatgtaaaaggaaaaacttata is a window of Triticum aestivum cultivar Chinese Spring unplaced genomic scaffold, IWGSC CS RefSeq v2.1 scaffold82485, whole genome shotgun sequence DNA encoding:
- the LOC123176152 gene encoding protein synthesis inhibitor II-like, encoding MAAKMAKNVDKPLFTATFNVQSSSADYVTFITGIRNKLRNPGHSSHNRPVLPPIEPNVPPSRWFHIVLKTSSASTGLRLATRADNLYWEGFKSSDGTWWELTPGLIPGAIYVGFGGTYRDLLGDTDKLTNVALGRQQMADAVTALYGRTKADKTSGPKQQQAKEAVTTLLLLVHEATRFQTLSGFVAGLLHPKAVEKKSGKISNELKAQVNGWQDLSEALLKTDAKPPPGKPPAKFTPIEKMGVRTAEQAAATLGILLFVQVPGGMTVAQALELFHKSGGK